The genomic window TGTTGTGGAGGTGGAAGAAAGCAGTCCAGGTAATGTCTTTTATGTTTGAATAAAAGGATGCTGTCAAGAATGACACAAAGCCTCATGCCTTGGCTGGAGAAGGGTACAAGGAAGTTATCAGTGATGATATGTTGGCTAAACCggaagttagctgctcagcCAGCAGACGGTAGCAACTCAGCTGTAAGTCTCTGGAGTGCTTGCTCTATTAGCCCTACAATGCAAAAGATCCTGCTAAATTTATACTGTGGAAATCAAACTGTTTCAGCTTCATATGCCATAGGGTAACTTTTATAGGAATGAACAAGGGCCCGCCGCCAACACTGTATCCACCTGTCTTTGTACATCCATGGCCAGTTAGCAAGCTCATTGTTAGTTAGTTTAGGTTGGTCACTAATAGAACAATAACTTCATGCATTAAATTTAAAGGGCATATTTGTAAGATGAACTCCTTTGTCATAACTGTGTGTAAACCATTGCTTTTTAGTGGAGAAGTTATACTCCAAGAGAGGAggttaaataaatgtgaatggTGCAACACATGCTGCTACGATGGTTCCCTCCATTTTGTCCTCTCTGGCTTGCCGTCCTCTCAAAGGTCAGGGCTGCAAGGATGGCTTGTTATTAGTAAAAGATACCAAAAAACTGGCCAAACTTTGCATGGATTTACCTCACCCACGTGAGGTAATCTACTAATTTTGGCAATTGCAGTAGAATGAATTCAGTTTGAAGCGAAATTTCTGACCAGTCAGTAGCcttttttagataggaattgtgcaaatttgcaggaaagcccaatcagtcttatttcagcattggcagtataaaaacaaaatcggggagtgtggcaaaatgccgcctacctacttttgtttatacagaatgcgcctttttcggggcaatggagggcgtgagcaagtaacgaaacgtgtagctcagcgtgtgatgtaaacagtgacgtgggagggaagccgcggctggtatCTCGTAAATGGGAGGGCGCgtaattccttgtctccccagttgctcatctttacagtgtctgtcaggtttgcgtttccctcttgctactagctgctcgctaattcctgctatcagctgtttcctgtttatccaccgccggcgtcatcaacagctcctcccacaagtcttcaacagcccctcctgtggcggaaggccacctcgttctgtttaaactaaaagggttccgccaatatgtctaccctacaaggcggaaaattgggcacctcggatcaactcgccaatctggctctgtgtgtctaaacgcttgcagttTGTTGGcgaaacagcccaacattcacggataatctggcagtgtaaaaggggctagtgatattaacattaaatcagtgCAGAACAGGAAAAGAAATGCGGTATTAGTAATAACTGTTCATGAATGGCTTTATTTTTGGAATAAATACACTTAAGTCAAAGACAATTACAAATgcctgtgtaaaaaaaaaaaaagatttaaaaaatatttacattattttttgcaCCGAGctgaataaatatatacatagtATATAAGACAGCCCATGTAGGTCATAGGTTTCTTTTGCTGTACAAAGTGCAAaagctgattaaaaaaaacaaaacagaaataataatCCAATTGACGCAGGATCCATCCTGTAGTTGGATGTTGGACTGGACAATGTGGCCCcttcaagaaacaaaacaagagtATAATAGATTACAGGATTTCACCGAGAGTGTAGAAAGAACAGCTTGGCTCGAGCTGTGGGGCCATGAAGGAGGAGATCCAGGAAAACACACATTCTGTACAGCATGACCGAAGGCTTGCCAGTTTTTCTTCCCCTCTCCGCTTTATCGTTTCATTGATAATAAATTATCTGTGGTAACTGTGCCAGACAGGCCTGACTCAACATGGCTGAACACCATAAACCGAGAGGACAATCGTTGTGGTTGAATGATAGAGGAAATGAAGGAAGCAATCAAACGTGTTGGACACAGGAGGTGGGAATTGAACAcagcatgtgagtgtgtgtgtctgcatgtgagTGTGATATCAGGTTGAGCCCTTATCTCAGATGAGCAGTGCAATGTTAGGTGCAGCCTGACGAAATCCCTCCGCTGGCAACCACACCAGCTAACAGGGACCACTGGCTATTGTCTCATGCCCTGCTTTGTTTAGTCAGGTCTGTCATGAAAGCTACCAATGTGACTTCAGATTCTAGTTTAAACTGTTTCCATGACTGGCGCTGAGTGAAGTCTGCACAAAATCAACATCTACAGCTTCCTAGTGTTGGAGGAGAAATGCTGGCTGCATCGctattgtttgtttctttgaaaGTTTTTGGAGGACAAGATGTTCAAAACACAATGGTTGCTGTAGAAATCTATCCAATGTTGTATCAACTTTGATTTACCATAGCTGCTGAGCAAGAGAGCtaatatatgtgcatatatatTTGCATTGTATAAACAATGCAGCAGTAAGGCCACATCTGTACAACAACATAAATTATGTGGCCTGTTTCATTTCTGAATTAATTCCATGATTTTTAAAGATTCCCTGAAAAGAACACCTATAAAATGGCAGATAAAGTTTGCTCATAATGTCAGTCATAAAGTGgattctccctctctgtgtgaaGTATTATGGGCTTTGTGTTTTCATCCAGTTTATAAAAAGTTATGTGCATCAATCCTGTCATTTTTTTTGGACAACCAGAAGGCTTTGCTGATCTTTTTGCAAGACTCAACTAAAACTTTGAAACCTGAACGGCTGAAATATTATGACATGAAATGGGTTCCAGACTCATAAGGTAAACTAGATTGATTGTTTGCAAATGGGCATTCTTTATCTGCAGACAGCCCAGGGGATTCGAATACATTGTATTTGACCTTCTGTCATGTTATTCTGCCTTTAGAGTTAGACCTGGATCATGTCTTTTGAAGTCAGAGTGATGGCAGTGAAAAGTATCTTCCAGCATTTATCCTGCGGCTTTCACTCTCCTTCCAATATTCTTCGTCCAAGCAAGTGTCCCATTATGCAGGTTGAAAACTGCATCTGTGAGACATATTGTGTGAGATACTTGGAGGTTGATTCAGCTCAGTCCATTTAAAATATGAACATAGTTTATGAGTTTTAGTCACTAGCAAGGCCTTAGGTTACAGAAGTCCAGCTCCTGTGGCTTGCGTAAGCCAGTGCAATGGTCCCTTGGAAGCAGATGCCCAGTTTGGGTTTTGCATTGTAACGGCCGTCTCTTGAATCCCTTCCCACAGGTTCTGGAGCAAGGTGACCACTGCCCGATTTGCCACTCAGGACAGGGGTCTCCACAAACCATGGTGGCTGAGGGTCTTTGTGAAGGATCACAGTCCAACCCTGGCTTCCCGTCCGGTCTCAGACACTGCACCAGCCTCCTCTGGATCCCATTACCGCAGGTCACTGAGCACTGGTCCCAGCTTGCGGATATCCATTTCCCAAGAGCAGCATCCTCCTTGCTGTAAGACTTCTTCAGGGTGTCCGTCCCCTTCTCCTTGATGCTATCCTCAGCCAGGACACTGTTATGGGAGTTCACGCGCCCCTCCTTCTTCAGAGTCTTGTCCTCCTTGGTTTGACGGGCGATGTAGAAGGAGTAGCGGATGCGAGGAGGCGTCATTTGGCCTGcacacagcacctccacagTCAGGGATTCTCCCAAGGGCTTCACAGCCTGCAGGGTCTCAGAGGTGCCGGCTGTGCCGCTGTAACGCAGCAGGCTTTTCTTTACAATGATGTCCCTCTCTCCAGCTGAGACTATGTAGTTCCCATTGAGCAGGTATTGGCCCTCGCTGTTTTTAACCGCCAGATAGTTGTCATCATTCCTCATTCCCTGGTAGCCTCGTTGACGGATGTCTATGTTGGCTGCACCCACTGGTAACATGACCACGAAGTTGTAGCCGTGCCTGCATGCCAAAACATATTACAGTCAATGAGAGATTATAAGAGTAAGGTTGATAATGCTATCATGTTTACGTAAGGGAGGAAATAAGAATGACGTAAGCAATATCCCATGATGATGTGGGTTTTACTCACTCGGGCTTTGTGAAGAGTCCTGACACCTTCTTGCAGCCCTTGCTATCACCACCGCAGATTCCACACTTATCAAACTTCTTGGTGGAGCCAATTTTTCCATCACAGCCGGCCTTGATGCACTTCCCTTGGACACAAACTCCCGTGGAGTCTGGGGAGCATGGCGTCCCATCTACAACCTGGAGTGAACAGAGATGCTATAAGGTTACCTTTTCATATACGCTATACAGGACAACAATCTGTAGTCCACATAACAGTCCCTGTGGGTTTAGTGTGTTATGTTATTTCACATTAGGGTTGTCAGATTCAGTTCATTTTGCCAGACAGCCATTAGCTGATgactaaaaaacacaaaatatcatgaaatacaagaggccatTCTTTTCAGTTCGGTGCTCCATTTATGCAGTGACCTTTAGCGCCACATTTCAACACGCTTgtcatttagaggtggtgaatatttaatgttttgtgatgtaaatgtctcacctttttttttattttgtgttgactttgctgacagacagccgaCTAGCTGTGTTAACATGCATAGTGgccactgcccaccctctgatctccactggttagcttaCGTTAGCTGTGGTCACTCTGCACTGCGCACCACGTGAGTAGGGTAGCAGTTGCGTGCTGCCACCAGGACTAGCTAATTGCTGTTGAAACATGGTGGCTACCCTCCAGTCTCACCCTCAGCTAGCTCCATGAGTGAGTGGCTTCATTTTGAACCAGAAAactcctttagcattgttagctctgttagcactactagctgtgctgacactgctaacagagctaactgtggtgtttaaaagaaaaagttctGTGATACACAACACTAACATTGCTAAGGGGGTTTACAGCTTAAAATCGAGCTGCATACTTACTGGGGTGTAGGGTTGTATCAGTATACCGGTTTTaaggtatactgtgatataaaaattgacggttatcatactgtgtacatttgcttatctacagtattaaaaaaaaaacatccccaTTCCTAGTTATTAATAAAATACTCAAGTAGGGAATATATTTGATTGCTCTtaaacattaaccacagcattgtgtAGTTGCTTTGGTTCCTGTAAAACTTTCACTACATCCTCTGGAAACACTTCTCATAATACATACTGTCCTGTGAATGTTGATCTGTCCTTCCCAAATGTACGAGTTAGAGACATAATACACATGTACCAGGatgatgtactgtatgttctgtGGAGGATAGTATCTGAAGTGAGGCTGTCAACCAAATCAGCCTCACTGCCAGTCTGTCCGCAAATATGTGACTGATAAGTCCACTTAATGTGGTCATGAGCTCCCTGACGCAGACATTTTTTCATCCTTAGATGAATCTGACACCACATGAACCAAACTCCAGCTCTCGTCTAAGACTAAACTGTACACAGAAAGTAGTATAAACTCATTTTTGCTTCAAAGTCCACTCTGTGGTTAAAACATGCAGCTGCTCAGTGATTCAGTGCTACGTGTCCCCTGAGCACTCTTATCTACTCCTCCTAAGCCGGGATGATGGAGTGAAGTGTGAACTCCACCTCACTGCTGCTTAAGCTCACTCTACACCCTGCTATCTGAGAGAAATAAACTGTCCTCCTTCTATCCTTCATTCCTTCCTTTACTCTTTGCTGTTAGACCAGAGGCAGCTGGTTGTCATATATTCTCGTTACCTATCTTGACCTCACATCTCTTCATTTATTCAGACTTTTGTCCAATCACCAATCAAATTATCTTTACATTTGTTCAGGTAAAGTAGAGAATACACTTCAGGTGTTGTGTTTACCTTGGGTGCCAGCACGTAGAAGTAGCCAGTGCCGTTAGCCCTGCAGATGAGTTTACACCTGTCATCCATGGACACTCCGGAGTACTTGGGTACCCACACCACAGAGGGGTCGATGCGGTTGCTGTTGAAATTGCGGCCACTGGTCTCACACTGCTCATCACGATAAGTCTTACCtacacagagaggagggagggagggtacAGAAGGTGAGAGGTGGGAACGCTCTAGGGGGAAAAATGTCATTGGACATAGTTGACTGTTTTTAGCGTACCTGTGTCAGGGCATTGGTTCAGGTTGCAGGAGCGGTATTTGACCCGAACCCCTTGACAGTATTTACCCCCGTGTGACGGAACAGGGTTGTTACACTCTCTCTTAGATAGTTGGACGCCGCCTCCACATGTGCGTGAGCAGGAACCGAACTGACCCCATTTCCCCCAGCGGCCGTCCACCTGGAAATAAACAAACCAGTGGAATATTCAGAATGCATAACAACAAAGACCTTTCTTTATTTATGTTGGTTACTCAGCGGTTCTTTGGTGTGGGTGGAGGTGTTATAGCACCACTGCCACATAAAGAACTTTTTAAGCCTCTGTATCATTCTTTAGAGGTTCTCTACGGGTTCTCTCTCCTgtaaactgaactaaactgagCTGAAGAACCAGTAGAGAACCTTTTAAGTGCAAGCATTGTCCTTTAGAGGTTCTGTACTGGTTCTTTGGCTTAGCTGAGTTTAGTTTAAATAGTTTAAATAGAGTTTAGgatgaaaaataaacaatatatttCCAGAGGATAACACATGAAAGCAGTGGCTCTCAACCTTTTTGCCCATGTGCACTGAAATATTATAAATTTGAAAAGGTAAAGTGTTTTTCAGAACGCAGTTAGTACAGTGCAATATGGCACCTCTAATGGTTCTTTATAGCACTATCTGACAAATGTGCTATATATTACCTTCAAAAGATAGGTgcaatatcctcctgagactctGTGTCCTCGTATGAAGActtcacattttgggtttacttgaccatGTACTTTATCTACTTAACTTAGAACTGTTGTCCTCATTAGTGGACACCTTTTATGCCATCTAATGGTAGTGAGATCACAATACAATCATCCATGtacaaaacaagatggcagccatctctgccaagtcagtctgcagccagtCCCGACACAGAAGTGGACAagatccaaaacctgatcacattttatggttgaaactttgGGACTTTGGGGACTTGATTGTCATTGATagtgtttaattttttatacttatcaggtcctagtGATCCCAAATAgccaggagaaattaaaaatgaataccaacaaaagtttgggtctaAGGAGGATATAGCACCAAAGTAGGTTCCCCTATGTTTACGAGTCAAAGAACTGCTTTTGGGTACTCTTAAACACCATTTTTGTTTAGAGTGATAAAGCATATGTTGAAATTAAGAACTCTGTCTTTATGTTAGCCTTACCCTTGCGTTTTGGATCCGTTTTTCGGAGCAGACCCCTCGGTCGCAGACCTGATTTTCCCCACACTGGGTGCCATCCGCCCAGGGGAAGTGCCGCGTCATACACACCAAATGGCCATTTGACTTCCCTGTGCACCACAGACGGCCGCATGGTGGCTGCATAAAGGGACAGGGCTTGGAGCCTTCTCCAAATGCAAGCTCACACTGACGGTCGAGGATGTAGGATGCTCCCGGCAGCACGTCAGGGAGGACCAATGGTTTTTGAGGTTGGTCGAGCAAACATTCCCCTAGAAGAGGGAGACTCAGTGAGCAACACGCTGGAGCAATACCAACTGTCTGGTTTTATTCCTTTTCTTTACCAACTTTGAGCGCTTCAACCCAATTATGAAAGTAACATTTCAACAAAATATTAtcacaaaatcatgaaaaacaatgTGTTCTGTACTTATGCATCAATATTTCCACTATCCTTTTCATTAAGTGCGTGTGGGTGAGTGGGATTGTGGGTTGGAGTCAGTAAGCAGCCATTGCCCTTGTGATTtgggctctttgaagtgaaagTACAGCTTGATGCAGTGCATGCAGTGTATTCCACataccacacacagacacataacacacacaaatacaggaGTGCCCCACATGCAGCCACCCACACCCCCATCCCATCCTCAAACTCTCCCTAAAAATCCCACAAGTTCGGCCCCTCACGTTTGATCCCACCCAGGGATAAACTTAAACTTGAACAATCTTAACCCTTTTGATCTGAGCTTAAAATCTCTGCTTTAAATCAAAATAACATGCGGCCAGCAAGcagttcaaaggtcaaaggcATGGACTGCATTTACAATAAGTGGCTCAGAGAAACCTTTCCAGGAACAGGCTAATAAGAGGAGTTTGACGAGCAGGTGCTTGGAAACATGAAAGATCAGCGTCACTGGATGAGAAGGTTTCCAGGAGGAGGTTTTTATCACTCAGTTTCTCACCCCTATGTGGAATTTACACATCCAAAACAAGTCATTTGCACTAAGGAAAAAGTGGGTTCACGTTGCTATGAACTGTTTATTTTGCCATCTGTGTTGCGGTAAATTCACAACAGATAATAAGGTAGGGAGTGAATGAGCTGTAACTGGTGGCAAATTTGTTTCCTCCCATTTCACCGCAAATTTGGCAGAGGAGAGACGCAGATTAACTGATAGTACGATACTATATAAACAAGTCAAGCTGAACCTCACTTCTTCCTTCCTACTCTGTCTCCAAAGAGCAATCATCGAAAACAATAGCtggtattgtgtgtgtgtgtgtggagagatgAACAGGTTACAAATAATTTTTGGCGCAGTGCTGCATGAAAACTGCCTCAAACAtgtggcaacatgtttttttttctccccacagCCTTTTGAAGTCTAGATTTATGACAGACGGCCAAAAGAAACCAAGTTACAACACTGTTCAATAGAAATCACTCCCTGTTGAGTCCAAAATCTTCTTCTGTGCCTCGCACGGGACCAGTTTGTGTTCTTTTGTTCTCAGACCATCCCTTAAAAGGACATGGAGAGAAGCAAAAAGTTTGTCTATTTGGAGTAAACCTGCATGGGAAACACTGGACAGATACACCTCGCTGTCCAAACCACTGTGGCGACTCTCCCCAGAACAAGCCCTCTAATTTGGGACAGATGTGGGGGCAGTTTTAAAATAAACGTTTAGCATTGCTCCCAGGCCAAGTCCTGTGGTCTGGCCTGCTTGGCAAACAATCTGCATCCAACCGAATGAATTTCTTTTTGGCTTCTCCTAGTCATTTCTATGAGCATGGTGCTATAAGAGGTTAGGCAGATGTCACATTTGAAGCTAGACTGATGCTCAGATTCAGTCATGCTCTCACTTGAATTTACCTCAAATGATTGTAGACATGGTGCAAATCAAGAGGCTCTTAACCCAGAGTAATTGAATAAATCTCAGCAACAGTCAAAAGACGAGTCTGCTTCTCTTTAACAGCTGCATGAAGGTCATCTCTTTATTCTCTGACAGAACTGTGTCTCCTAATGTGATCAGCACCTAGCTACATGTTTGTTAAGCACTCTTGGTGGCCCTTTAAGGGGCACTCCATCAGTTAAGCAATACATTCCTAAAATATTGTTGGATTCACAGTGGaaagtttaaaagaaaaaaatggtgCTCACATTACCCAGAATGCAACCTGATGGTGTGATATGCTAATAGAGTGCTCCAGAGattacatttttctgtaggccaacacGCAAGTTAGCTTTGCCCTGGTTCTGTTGTCGAAAAGTTTATAgcatttttccattggattttagattattgccaaaaataagctctgtggcaaagaAACGTTTTGTTCagtaagataatcttcacaaatgaacaccactttcatgattaCTGAAGTCTTAATGCAATCAGCAGAAGtgaaaagctaacgttaggctacaAATGAACTACAAAATGGTTGCATGATGTTGTGCCACCAACGTAACAAGACTATAAAGCCGTGTTCGGTGTAGCTCGGCATGATGACATtatgtagtctcatttagccacttgtttgcAGCTGCCGTTTTAAAGTCACATAGAAGTTTCAAAATtcacagtggggtatttactgacttacttttatgtcgtagaacgaAACGGAAAAAAcccttaagcttgtgttaaccacagaccttatttgaggctcATGattaaaaacccattcaaaaaaactcattgactttgagatgagggaactgGAAGCTCTAAAATACTAACACATTTCTGGGTTCTGggttaggactcattcctggcgGACTCTATAGTGGCTAATGTGACCTCAGGCTGATAGCCTCAAGCAGAAATTACAGATGCCTGATAAGCTCACGTCTTTCTAACTTCAACACCagaatttttcattttcaaacttgtagtcttcGCCCACAACTGATGCTAGCCCCTTTTAAACTGCCTCTTCAAAGTGGAAATGTCACGCCATTATTCTGCCTGTATAAAAGGTGCAATCGTGGAATGTGGGGACAAAGTTGGCTTGCCTTTAAGCTGGCAGTGCAGGTAGTAACAGCGCTGTATCAACAACTGTGTAAATAGGACAGGAATGTGACGTTTTGAagatgtgttatgtgtgcagCCCACagccaggagatttaaaaagcaggtagtagcagttagcagctaactctaaaaagaagaaaagctaCCAAAAACTGGGGAGACAATGAGGTctaggagctccttaccctaagt from Epinephelus lanceolatus isolate andai-2023 chromosome 11, ASM4190304v1, whole genome shotgun sequence includes these protein-coding regions:
- the LOC117247297 gene encoding A disintegrin and metalloproteinase with thrombospondin motifs 15 — protein: MFIRTTFLLCFVVSLSKLVRCMESELCFPIRLDNHDRRDFDNDVDILNEKSVLKIRAFQQELVIDLHQDSNFIAPSISNQDALWLSNADVTTDLSRCFYSGYVNADPHSYAALSLCKGLQGAFGFHGWEYFISPVQNDTTSAEGAHIIRRRTSNNLKLNSTSRCAVDSDISLQVAQLLEKYKRLQDYSNVTETMLRRMGRSKRFASIPRFVETLVVADESMAKFHGDDLKHYLLTLMSVAARLYRHPSILNSINILVVKIVIIYEEDKGPKVSGNAAMTLRNFCTWQKKMNKNNDKHPDYWDTAILFTRQDLCGASTCDTLGMADVGTMCDPKRSCSVIEDDGLPSAFTTAHELGHVFNMPHDNVRACEDVFGKLQDNHMMSPTLIQINRTSPWSPCSAAIITEFLDSGHGECLLDQPQKPLVLPDVLPGASYILDRQCELAFGEGSKPCPFMQPPCGRLWCTGKSNGHLVCMTRHFPWADGTQCGENQVCDRGVCSEKRIQNARVDGRWGKWGQFGSCSRTCGGGVQLSKRECNNPVPSHGGKYCQGVRVKYRSCNLNQCPDTGKTYRDEQCETSGRNFNSNRIDPSVVWVPKYSGVSMDDRCKLICRANGTGYFYVLAPKVVDGTPCSPDSTGVCVQGKCIKAGCDGKIGSTKKFDKCGICGGDSKGCKKVSGLFTKPEHGYNFVVMLPVGAANIDIRQRGYQGMRNDDNYLAVKNSEGQYLLNGNYIVSAGERDIIVKKSLLRYSGTAGTSETLQAVKPLGESLTVEVLCAGQMTPPRIRYSFYIARQTKEDKTLKKEGRVNSHNSVLAEDSIKEKGTDTLKKSYSKEDAALGKWISASWDQCSVTCGNGIQRRLVQCLRPDGKPGLDCDPSQRPSATMVCGDPCPEWQIGQWSPCSRTCGKGFKRRPLQCKTQTGHLLPRDHCTGLRKPQELDFCNLRPC